A single genomic interval of Littorina saxatilis isolate snail1 linkage group LG17, US_GU_Lsax_2.0, whole genome shotgun sequence harbors:
- the LOC138953527 gene encoding cytochrome P450 3A24-like has protein sequence MELAWSSIVLLTLVIILIYVYGTWPFSLWSQHGLTGPTPLPFIGNAWTIATKGFFNATLEWGQKYGKTYRIYLMREPMLITNDLDILKEVFVKDFNNFSFRAPDIPLLPYPVDLGVSLVGGDQWKRLRNIMNPSFSSCKLKMMDCFVKRCCQNLITSIDESVRQGKPLRVKELFGAYTLDVIAGTGLGLETNSQAEDDNTFLNNAKAVLGLSSLVTLPAVLASAFPFLVPALKWLGCSVLPDKETRFVVSTIQKLVEDRRNHSKKTSPDLMQLMLNAEASGAETNNNLHEKSLSTDEIVSQGITFFVAGYDTTSISLQFLFYLLATNPPVQEKLYRAIVDEIGDEKEASYENVKDIPYLDCCYREALRLFPPLPLIARKASEERTIHGVKIPAGSSVGTSIYSLMKDEHYFPNPHVFRPERFDKKNQDRIPKLLSDIVFGVGPRQCIGKRLALYEAKMAVVSVLRHFRFVKIKETPETIRLAADTMCTSDKPILIGCQRRH, from the exons ATGGAGCTAGCCTGGTCAAGCATTGTACTGTTGACGCTGGTCATCATCCTTATCTATGT GTACGGCACCTGGCCGTTCTCCCTGTGGTCGCAACACGGCCTGACCGGTCCCACCCCACTTCCCTTCATCGGTAACGCGTGGACCATCGCCACAAAG GGATTTTTCAACGCAACTTTAGAATGGggtcaaaaatacggaaaaacTTACAG AATCTACCTGATGAGAGAGCCAATGTTAATAACCAATGACCTCGACATCCTGAAAGAGGTGTTCGTCAAGGATTTCAACAACTTCTCTTTCAGG GCCCCAGATATCCCCTTGCTACCATACCCAGTGGACCTGGGCGTGTCACTGGTAGGCGGCGATCAGTGGAAACGACTAAGGAACATCATGAATCCTTCTTTCAGCTCCTGTAAACTCAAAATG ATGGACTGCTTCGTCAAGCGATGTTGCCAGAATTTGATCACCAGCATTGATGAGTCTGTACGCCAAGGAAAACCTCTGCGCGTGAAAGA ACTGTTCGGAGCCTATACGCTTGACGTCATAGCAGGAACCGGGCTAGGATTGGAGACCAACTCTCAGGCAGAGGACGATAATACGTTTTTGAACAACGCCAAAGCCGTGCTGGGGCTTAGTAGTCTGGTCACCCTGCCAGCCGTTCTTGCTT CCGCCTTTCCATTCCTTGTTCCTGCCTTGAAATGGCTTGGCTGCAGTGTCTTGCCGGACAAAGAAACACGGTTCGTGGTCAGCACCATTCAAAAACTGGTGGAAGACAGACGGAACCACTCAAAGAAG ACAAGCCCAGATCTGATGCAGCTGATGCTGAATGCTGAGGCAAGCGGTGCAGagacaaacaataacttacACGAGAAAA GTCTGTCGACGGACGAGATAGTGTCCCAAGGCATCACGTTCTTTGTGGCTGGATACGACACAACGTCCATCTCCCTCCAGTTCCTCTTTTACCTGCTGGCCACCAACCCCCCTGTGCAGGAGAAACTCTACCGCGCTATTGTGGATGAGATCGGAGAT GAGAAGGAGGCAAGCTATGAAAATGTGAAGGACATTCCATATCTGGACTGCTGCTACCGTGAAGCATTGAGGCTCTTCCCTCCACTACCGCT GATTGCTCGCAAAGCTTCAGAAGAGAGAACGATCCACGGCGTGAAGATTCCTGCTGGGTCCAGCGTGGGAACATCCATCTATTCCCTGATGAAAGATGAACACTACTTTCCCAATCCCCATGTCTTCCGCCCAGAAAG gTTTGACAAGAAAAACCAAGACAGAATTCCAAAGCTGCTGAGTGATATTGTGTTCGGAGTTGGCCCTCGTCAGTGTATCGGGAAGCGACTGGCTTTGTATGAAGCCAAAATGGCTgttgtttccgtcctcagacacTTCCGGTTCGTCAAGATCAAGGAGACACCG GAAACGATCAGATTGGCAGCCGATACGATGTGCACTTCTGATAAACCCATTCTGATTGGTTGTCAACGACGTCActaa